Proteins encoded within one genomic window of Pithys albifrons albifrons isolate INPA30051 chromosome 9, PitAlb_v1, whole genome shotgun sequence:
- the LOC139675579 gene encoding disintegrin and metalloproteinase domain-containing protein 9-like, translating to MLKHCLFWFTFGLTFTGKPFWVEGVPSEQTLRLSTLEIIIPRSLTGREKHHPFFHEAHSGDTLSYSVKTRNGTYLLKLKKNKNLVSEDFMLFTYGENGKLEATQSKNETHCYYHGIVEGIADSTVALSTCDGLRGILNIGGKWYGMEPLNTSSTFEHVFYDLEDKQDVPFHCGVLNGSLQYEKMFVKEAVKYTFSSNTTSIRDKLLREKRAVLPQKSYVELFVVVDNKRFLLKNSDPAAVQKETVELINYVDGMYRPLNIQIVLVGLEIWTDGNHISVMDGSAGDVLGRFVSWRQKDLLKRSRNDVSHLIIGRSSFRGSIGMAFVGTVCSQVQGGSISTLNHDNMLRHATVVAHELGHNLGMKHDDRRCPASYIMHSTDNGSRNFSTCSADDFETLILNGGGNCLRNPPKTSNVYREPVCGNNVVDNNEECDCGKPQECSNPCCDAATCKLTPGSQCAQGLCCKNCKFKVAGAECRAKRDFCDLPEYCNGTNAYCPEDVYIMNGHPCSNSKAYCYYGVCQSFDSQCESIYGKGARKAPDICFEKANIKGDRFGNCGMKGGVYKKCPIQHSLCGKLQCTSVSLQNLPAWSVVNNASGVLCWSSDFDLGSDIPDPAQVHDGTACGENKACVGFECVDATYLGYNCDVKQKCNNNGVCNNNGNCHCNAGWAPPFCNESGYGGSIDSGPAHPDTSLRDGLLIFFFLVLPIIIVAVLAIIKRDAIRRTFCRKSRRQHRDNNVQEAKQDHKPSHDTRNNQPATSSPGIFTTLHFPGTRHPAQTQFPAVPSGPQRPPVPPRPVV from the exons GTGTACCTTCTGAACAGACACTCAGACTTTCTACATTAGAAATAATCATTCCTCGCAGTTTAACAGGCAGAGAGAAACATCACCCATTTTTTCATGAG gCGCATTCAGGTGACACCCTTTCTTACTCAGTTAAAACCAGAAATGGAACATATCTcctaaaactgaagaaaaataa aaaCCTTGTTAGCGAAGACTTTATGCTGTTTACATATGGGGAAAATGGGAAACTGGAAGCAACACAATCCAAAAATGAG ACACACTGTTATTATCATGGCATTGTTGAAGGAATTGCTGACTCAACTGTTGCTCTCAGCACCTGTGATGGCCTGAG GGGAATCCTAAACATTGGTGGCAAATGGTATGGAATGGAGCCTCTCAACACATCCAGCACATTTGAACATGTGTTTTATGACTTAGAAGACAAGCAGGATGTGCCCTTCCACTGTGGGGTGCTGAATGGCAGCCTCCAGTATGAGAAGATGTTTGTGAAGGAGGCTGtgaaatacacattttcctCAAACACTACCTCTATCAGGGACAAGCTTTTGAGG GAGAAGCGAGCTGTCCTGCCCCAGAAGAGCTATGTAGAATTATTTGTGGTTGTGGATAACAAGAGG TTTTTGCTGAAGAATTCTGATCCTGCTGCGGTGCAAAAGGAAACAGTTGAGCTGATTAATTATGTTGATGGG ATGTACAGACCATTAAACATCCAGATTGTTTTGGTTGGATTAGAGATCTGGACAGATGGAAACCACATATCTGTAATGGATGGTTcagctggggatgtgctgggtAGATTTGTTTCTTGGAGACAGAAAGATCTTCTTAAGCGATCAAGAAATGATGTCAGTCATCTCATAAT AGGGAGGAGCTCTTTCAGGGGATCCATTGGAATGGCTTTTGTGGGAACTGTCTGCTCACAGGTCCAGGGAGGGTCAATCAGCACT TTGAATCATGACAATATGTTACGTCACGCTACAGTCGTTGCACATGAATTGGGGCACAATCTCGGAATGAAACACGATGACAGGAGGTGTCCTGCATCCTACATAATGCACAGCACAGATAA TGGATCCAGGAATTTCAGCACCTGCAGTGCTGATGATTTTGAGACCCTGATTCTAAATGGAGGAGGAAACTGCCTTAGAAATCCTCCCAAAACAAGTAATGTGTACAGAGAACCTGTCTGTGGCAATAATGTGGTTGATAACAATGAGGAATGTGACTGTGGCAAACCCCAG GAATGCTCCAACCCCTGCTGTGATGCTGCAACCTGCAAACTCACACCTGGATCTCAATGTGCTCAAGGACTGTGCTGCAAAAATTGCAAG TTTAAAGTGGCAGGAGCTGAGTGCAGAGCAAAAAGGGATTTCTGTGATCTGCCTGAATACTGCAATGGAACCAATGCCTACTGTCCAGAGGACGTTTACATCATGAATGGTCACCCCTGCAGCAACAGCAAGGCTTATTGCTACTATGGAGTGTGCCAGAGCTTCGATTCACAGTGTGAATCTATATATGGGAAAG GGGCACGAAAAGCACCTGATATATGCTTTGAGAAAGCAAATATCAAAGGGGATAGGTTTGGAAACTGTGGAATGAAAGGTGGAGTGTACAAGAAATGCCCCATCCA GCACAGTCTGTGTGGCAAACTCCAGTGCACATCTGTCAGTCTTCAAAACCTTCCTGCCTGGAGTGTGGTCAATAATGCATCCGGGGTTTTGTGCTGGTCTTCTGACTTTGACTTAGGATCAGATATCCCAGATCCTGCCCAAGTTCATGATGGGACAGCCTGTGGAGAAAACAAG GCCTGTGTAGGTTTTGAATGTGTTGATGCAACATATCTGGGCTACAACTGTGATGTAAAACAGAAGTGTAATAATAATGGG GTGTGTAACAACAACGGGAACTGCCACTGCAATGCGGGATGGGCCCCTCCATTCTGCAACGAGTCTGGCTATGGAGGCAGCATTGACAGTGGCCCAGCTCACCCAG ATACATCACTTCGGGATGGACTGCTTATCTTCTTCTTCCTGGTGCTGCCAATCATCATCGTTGCTGTATTAGCAATAATTAAGCGTGATGCAATAAGGAGAACATTTTGTAGGAAAAGTAGAAGGCAACACAG GGATAACAATGTGCAGGAAGCAAAGCAAGATCACAAACCAAGTCATGACACAAGAAATAATCAG CCTGCCACATCAAGTCCTGGTATTTTTACCACATTGCATTTTCCTGGTACAAG GCACCCAGCACAAACCCAGTTCCCTGCAGTTCCCTCAGGACCTCAACGACCCCCAGTCCCACCTAGACCAGTTGTCTGA